The region ACACAAATACAAGTTCTGTATCATGGtaattttctttcaatattatttgtaagttttttctGGCTGtaaattaatatatgtatattatctaATTTTCTTCATTGAATGAGGTCAACCTCAAGTAGTtattttgtcaactatttttgtcctCATTTCCACGTCTGCTCAAATGTATCTTGTATATACTTCTCTATTCTACAAGatattaaatacaaatttaGAATTATTTATCTAAAGATTATAGTAATTTTTAGATCTACAATTTAGGCTTCTCTTCTAATGCTGAATAATCAAACAGTATTTCTCCTGAAATATGTGGCTttaacataaaatgtatttgttatgGTTGGTTGGCTAGTACtaattatgtgtatgtgtagatTAACCTGTCCACACTTGTTCTTCACCGCAGTACAATATTCTACTATTCTAAATTTACCATTCACAACAGTAGTATTTCATAATTTCCCTATAGACTATCTAACCCTCATTCATTGCTAATTATAATACATGACagttcataaatattcatgagctgGTTTGCTAGGTAATGAAACATTCAGCTATGACATCCTGACAATTATATTGTCATACCATCTGCTGCATTGTAATGTAGATGAAAAACTTGTCCATCGACACTGGGCATCCTGTATGCTAGTCGGTGCTATACTCCCTAGCTTAGTGCTAATTTTTCAAGTGTAAGGTGtgaaacattgaaaaataaatgacatatatGGTTATTAATTCAATGTCAGTTTATTGAAATCCTTTAATTTAATACTATGTGGACATGCATGTCTCAACCAATAAAATACTAGTTTTCAGTGGCAGGTGTGaaatattgaccaatcaaatactATTAAAATTGATATAATGCCAGGTGTAGAACATTGACCAATGATATGCTAAACGTTCGATGTTGgatatgaaatattatgtaattCAATTCCAGATATTAAATGCTGACAATGAAATACTGTTAATACAGGTGTGAAATATCGACCAATGAAATGCTTGCAATTGTCTGATGATATCTTTGTTTTATTAAACTTTTTGtgaatatatttaaatttagatggtttgtaaaaatacaaatacaaatgtatgaatgtGAACCATCAAGTTATCTATCTGATAATCATGTAGAAAGAACAAATAGTAACAAGAATAGAACACAATCAATTCAAATATAACCAGGCTACTTTCACTATATGTCTGTTCCTTTCTTTCATTCTCgtaaaccagagttattatttctaccactataCTTCGGACAGTAGGGACTGGCTCattaagaacggtaccgtaaaacggtcgttGTTGGCAATGATGCTTTCTTTGTTCTACTCAAAATCAAGTACTTGGTTACTTCCAGTCAAAGcctatatatttgtatacattctTGTATATGCAATCATGTATGCAATCAGCGTGGCCCCCAAAAAACACAgttggttttttaaaaataaataaaacaaataaaagaagAAATTATGTGTTTAAATATAACCTTAACATTTTACTCACTTTAGCCATGATCTTGAGACAACTCGTTTTGAACCAAGATTTAATGACATCAGTACCATGCAGGTTACTATGTGGTACATACTGCCCTCAACGTTGTAGTCAGAATTTCTTTTGTTCTCATTTGTTATCTATTTATtaatgtagaatagtgttaAAGGCAGTcttatttgtttgtatgaaaAGATCTAGATTGAAGTCAATAACAAGATactaaatatttgaataaatatttgctATGTTGATACGTCTTGTGTGTGACTTGTCCTTGTGTTGATTCTTCCACTCAGTTCACACTTAGCCAGTTGAGTCAACTCTGAGAATTAAGTCTAGTCTTACTTAACATAAAAAAAAGCAAATATGAACAGTTAATATCGACTCTGAGTCAGGttaaatttatgataattacAAGAGGGAGTTTAAGAGTCGGCATATCTTCTATGTCTGAcacaaaattccatttgattaTGTAAGTGTATTTAGTTTCCTTGACAAGGAGGGTTCAGGGTTCAGACAAAAATTCAGTCTGACTGGAGTCCCAAATCCAGCTTATTAGTTTTACTACTTTATGTAGCCTCAGAGTGAAGCTCACATTTGTAGTTTGAACATAGTCtttgtcaatgatgtttatccTAAATAGTGTCAATGCTTCTTCCCCCTAGTGGCATGGCATACTTTTGTGTGTCTTGTAGTACAGTGCCATAACAAGCCTGTGTTAAAGTTTCAACAATGTACAATGAATGGTCTTTTATTTGCAAAAATTATCCCAAATGTTTTTAGTGCACACATGTGACTaccgtctgtgtctgtgtctgtgtctgtgtctgtgtctgtgtctgtgtttgtgtctgtgtttgtcacagTATATGATCAGTGtattaatattgtatttctGTATATGTTATCTTTCAGCGGAGGAGGCCGTCATTATATGTTCTCCGGTTGACTTCAAGGGAAGTGAAGGACCAACATCATACCACACAGTTATTTTTTGtaagtacatatatatcaacatttgaacatttcatattgtaatgtatttgtcTTTGCTACAGAAAGAATTAATATACAGAAGCAAATGAATTTTTACTTGaccagtaatacatgtacaggtgatGATAATGTGAAATACAGTATATGTAACCTTATACTGTACTAGATATAACACTATCAATTTCTATGTAGAACAACCATGATAAAGTCAATGGTCAGTGTACTCATTGTAAAAAATAGAATCACATATAATGATGGTTTTTCACACCTTCATACTAGGCGTATGACTGCACTATCGCTGTATTTGACTCACATACCTTTCCAACACTGAGTACTAGCGCTGTATTTGACTCACGTACTTTTCCAACACTTATGAGTACTAGCGCTGTATTTGACTCACATACCTTTCCAACACTGAGTACTAGCGCTGTATTTGACTCACATACCTTTCCAACACTGAGTACTAGCGCTGTATTTGACTCACATACCTTTCCAACACTGAGTACTAGCGCTGTATTTGACTCACATACCTTTCCAACACTGAGTACTAGCGTTGTATTTGACTCGCATACCTTTCCAACACTGAGTACTAGCACTGTATTTGACTCGCATACCTTTCCAACATTTGAAGTCCCAAGATGCAAGTTAATGTGTAGTTTCCTTGAAAGAGTGAAGCAGTGATTTCAACAGCTCTTTTTCCAGAATCATTTTCACGAGCCAAAATGCTTAAAAAATTTGAATAACTGTACTTTTCTTCTCTGTTTTTCACACATTTCATAATGTTGCATTGTGTTAGTGTGTTCTTAATAGGATTGTGTCCACTTTTATTAGGaaataaaattactaaataaacTCTAACACTATTGATTTATTTAACAGACTGTGCTGTGATATCAGCCAGCTTTTCTTGTATCTGCATACTGCTACAAGTATTTGGTGTGTTATCTGGAGCACAAGCAGCCTGGCAGATGAAAGCATCATTATATACAGATTGTGGCTTAATGTATTCATTTGCTGGTAAGTTGATTGGTCTCTGAAGTCTGATACCTTGCATAGAACTAAGAAGGCTAGATTGCAACTTGTAGTAGTACTGTTTCCAATGCGTTTGCCTGCAATAGAAAGTGCGCCCTCTGTGGCACATTTTCTACATTACTTTGTCTACTTTGCGTGATTTGTACTGTAATACTTAGATTGGTATTAATTACTCAGGTATGAAAAAAGCAGGAAACAAAGCTAGAGTTGAAACTAATGATAGTAATATTCATATTGGGTAATAATTACATTTCCATATGATAGCTTTCCtcatatgaatacaatacatttatacaatatCTGTAGTTCTATCATAAAGTTACTGATATCCAGCACTCTATCCTATTCTTCAAAACAGTcaaaagttatatatatatatattttttttctcttacaGCCATTTTTGATGCACTTGTAGTCAGCTTATACATAGTCAGCATATTGTATAGAATAAATGAGAGACCAGGAAACTTGGTTAGCTATCCAGATGGTTACCAAGCAACAGTTCATTTCTCCTGGTCCTTCTACTGCAGTGCAATCGCTTTCCTGTGCTGTTCATTTAGTGGTACGTTATACCTCCTCATTGCCCGTCACTGGCGAAAGCAAGAAATCTACAGCCCTGGCCAAGAAGATGGTAAAGACAAAAAAGAtcaaaaatttacatatagaAGAAGCATCGTTAGTATCCCTAAATTGTAAAAGAGTGTAACACCCGTACACAGCATGAACTTGAATATAAGTGATCAAATCAAAGCAAGTGCGCCCTCTGTGGcacatttgtacaaatgtacaaacttAGACTATTCTCTAGCAAAATATAGTTCAATGAATTAGAGTAGAGGTTAAGTCAGATTTTTCTGAATTGTAAACTTTTTATAATCTCATATTTATTTGTCCATGTATTTTGGACATCTTCTTTCTCTGAAATATTGATACAATTGTTGGCTGTCCAAAAGTGTCAAGTGTAATAAATTGCTTATCTAATTGGATTTTTGCTCTCAGTGGCCAACAATGTCCTACACAGTGATACTGTAAAGCAGTCTCCCATTTCATGATTGTCATGTCTATGGCATACTGCCTCCTCCATTACAAGCATTACAAGATAAGGTGAATTTGGCAAAAATCATACCAGGTCAAATTTACATGTTTCACTTCAAGCAAAGATATGGCAAGCTGTACAGTGTGTTACTGCGTAGCTGCAGTATACtactttttaaacaaattttatCTAATCATAATTTATGTGCAGTTTTCTCAAAATGAAACAGCACATTCTCATGTAAAAACATCTTATTCAATGGTAGATATTTGTATATCATAATTTTCAGCTTAAAAGGAGATTATAATTACATCAACTTTGTGATAACGTCAAATATTGCTGTCCACTGAGGCAGTTCTGTCTGTTTTGCAGTATCTGTGTGTATGAACTTGCTATTTGCCATTACCATAGGGGAGCTACTGTGTTCTGTCTCAGCTTTTATCCATTCTTCTAAGGACAACCATTATTCTGACATGCACAAGCCACTTTTtgttcaaacttggcacaaagatGTGATAACAAAAACTGTCATATGTACATCACTTTTCTGTGGTCTGATCCTATTGGTATGTCATCAACCATAACTAAAAATAGTACTTTTACTTTTAAGCATTTCTTGGATAAGCCTACATAACATGGAAGTAGGGTGCAAGTGTCTAGTACTGCGTACCATAGGTATGgtacaagtgtctagtaccGTGTGCCATGAGTATGgtacaagtgtctagtactgCGTACCATAGGTATGGTACAAATGTCTAGTACCGTGTGCCATGAGTATGgtacaagtgtctagtactgTGTACTATGAGTATGGTACAAGTGTCTAGTTCTGTGTGCCATAGGTATGgtacaagtgtctagtactgTGTGCCATGAGTATGgtacaagtgtctagtaccatgtACCATGAGTGTGgtacaagtgtctagtactgCATACCATAGGTATGgtacaagtgtctagtactgTGTGCCATGAGTATGGTACAAGTGTCTAGTAGCGTGTACCATGAGTGTGGTACAAGTGTCTAGTTCTGTGTGCCATGAGTGTGgtacaagtgtctagtactgTGTGCCATGAGTGTGGTACAAGTGTCTAGTAGCGTGTACCATGAGTGTGGTACGAGTGTCTAGTACTGCATACCATAGGTGTGGTACAACTGTCTAGTACTGTGTGCCATGAGTATGgtacaagtgtctagtaccGTGTACCATGAGTGTGgtacaagtgtctagtactgCATACCATAGGTATGGTACAAGTGTCTAGTTCTGTGCACTATGAGTATGGTACAAAAGGAACAAGtttttttgttgatatttatgATTTAAACAACTTGAAGAAATTTTGTCCAAgatatatcaaaatttacagtGTATGCtgaatcaaccaatcagattgatCATACATTCAGAAAATCGTAGGTAAACCAATCAGATTGATCATATATTCAGAAGATTGTAGGTAAACCAATCAGATTGATCATACATTCAGAAGATTGTAGGTAAACCAATCAGGTTAGTCATACATTTGGAAGATCATAGGAGTCAACAGAGGATATTGTAGAGGAGAACTGTAGACAAATTAGCTGTGTGACTACAACTTGCCAAATGATACCAGTATAGGAGTTGAAGCATTCATACCAAAGCAAGTTGAATGTTTGTAAATGCAGTTACTGATAGAGTCTTTTTCTACAGCATCTGGCTTTCACATCACTTATATTTTTGAtacttttgtattttgattttttgatataatttcatatttctgaaAAGATAATGAAGGATGAATCGTATGTAGATGGACTGTAGATGTCAGCTTTTCCTTTGATCTTGCACTCTGTATcatagggtcaaaggtcattatgAAGTCAAAGTGCAAGGATCAGAATGATAAGACAGTAGAGAGAGGGTTTCTTATTTGCtcatgtttttttaaacatttctcATAAAAGAGTCTTGACTATAAAAACTTTTTGCTGATGTTTTAAGTAATTTGTTGTGACTATGCAAACGtgaaatatgtataattgtaaAGTTGATGTTGTTTTTAGCAGACCTATTTATCATGTTGTctattactgtatacatataatacaatgCAATTTGATTTCTATTTTTCATACTTGGTCACTTTTTGCCATTATTTTTTCACTGTTCTCAGTCTATGTGGTATATCAAAATGAAAGCCAATCTTTACAGATCTCCAAAatgacttttttgaaaagaaaacatgaCTTTAGTTTTAGTAAATGCACCTAACATACAAGATGAAAAAGTATGTACTGTTACTAAATAAATATACCATGACTGGAAATGCTTTTCCATTTAATGCCATattgttttgtaatatattttaaaagCTAACAAAAGTGTGAATTCATTGATGTTTCCGaatgaaaatcaaaacaaactTTTGTATAAATGAACTGAGATAGGTAAAGTTGTGTTTGAATGATATTGGACATGTAAAGTCAATAATGATTGAAATGGTGCACTTAAGAATACTAGAACTTAGGACACCAGGTTAGCTTATATTTGCCTTTGCTAGGACACCAGTTGTGTGTTGCAGGATATGGTACATAGGTGATAAACTCTACCTAAG is a window of Glandiceps talaboti chromosome 5, keGlaTala1.1, whole genome shotgun sequence DNA encoding:
- the LOC144435279 gene encoding transmembrane protein 114-like, with the protein product MASAFIAGLLSLILQSASIGTDYWVNSDYDIVANRDSFKNDTDLGDVPLLIQHAGLWRICAFEPNATFLAEEAVIICSPVDFKGSEGPTSYHTVIFYCAVISASFSCICILLQVFGVLSGAQAAWQMKASLYTDCGLMYSFAAIFDALVVSLYIVSILYRINERPGNLVSYPDGYQATVHFSWSFYCSAIAFLCCSFSGTLYLLIARHWRKQEIYSPGQEDGKDKKDQKFTYRRSIVSIPKL